The Alteribacter populi genomic sequence GTGTTCTAGATTTAAATACTGCGTTTATTGAACACATTGATTGGCATACCATCGTACTGCTTCTTTCGATGATGATTTTAGTTTCAATTACAAGCCAGAGTGGTTTTTTTGAATACGTCGCGATTACGCTTGCCAAATTTGTTCATGGTCGTCCATTGCCGTTATTGATCGTAATTTCTACATTAACTGCAATTGGCTCAGCTTTTTTAAACAACGTGACAACGGTGCTGCTCGTAGTACCCATTGTTTTTACATTAACTCATTTGTTAAAAATCTCAGCAATTCCGTATCTGTTAGCGACAATTCTCGCTTCCAATATTGGTGGAACAGCAACGCTCATTGGTGATCCGCCGAACTTGATGATCGGCCAAGCTGTCGAACACCTCACATTTAACGCTTTTCTGATTCACTTAGGTCCGGTTGTCATTTTCATTTTCTTGGTCATCATGGCTTGGGTCACCTTCCTTTACAGAGGTCAACTTACTGTCTCTCAAAAAGAAAGAGATGCGTTAATGAAACTTAACCCACATGACTTTCTAAAAAGACGAACACTTCTCCTAAAGTCGGTGGCCGTGCTTTTTATAACGACTGCTGGTTTTCTTTTGCAACCTCTACTATCAGTGGAACTTACGAGTGTGGGAATGGCAGGAGCGCTTTTACTTATGTTTCTGACACACGAGGAGCAGCGGACCGAAGAAGTATTTCAATCGATTGAATGGGTAACGTTATTTTTCTTTGTAGGTCTGTTCATGCTTGTCGGAGGGTTAAAGGAAGTCGGGATTATTGATCAAATTGCAAGTTCGATTATCCATTACACAGAAGGTGATGTTCCGAAAACAGCGATGCTCATTTTATGGGTTTCTGGTTTTCTTTCGGGGTTTGTTGATAATATCCCGTTTGTAGCTGCAATGATACCTGTGATTTTCGAATTTCAGGAATACGGTGTGACAGAATTAGACCCACTCTGGTGGGCGTTAGCTCTCGGCGCATGTTTAGGTGGAAATGGAACGCTAATAGGAGCTAGTTCTAATGTAATTGTGGCAGGACTTGCAGTTAAAGAGAAGCAACCTTTTAGCTATGTAGATTTCCTTAAAATCGGAGCCCCTGTTGCATTTGTTTCGTTTGTCATTTCGAGTTTTTATATTTATTTCAGGTACCTGATTTTTTTGTAGCACAACACACTCCCCGTGTTTCCAACTATTACAATGTAGACAATAAGCTGCCTTCGGTGACACTAACGTAAACGAGAAGTTCGTGTAGCGAGGAGTGATAGTTGTGGAAGTCGGAACAATTGCAGCTAGAACGATCGTCATATATTTTGTTATTCTTCTCGTTATGCGTATGATGGGGAAACGAGAAATCGGTCAACTGTCTATTGTTGATTTTGTTGTTTCAATTATGATCGCAGAATTAGCCGTTATGTCCATCGAAAATGTGACTGTGCCAATGGTTAAACAAATCCTCCCTATGCTCATTCTTATGCTCATACAAATTACATTGGCCTATGTGTCGCTAAAGAGTGACAATTTAAGAAAACTAATTGATGGTAAGCCTTCTGTACTCATTAGCCGGGGGAAAATTGATGAATCAGAAATGAGGAAGCAGCGGTACAATTTTGATGATTTAATGATTCAACTGAGGCAGAATAACGTGGAAACGCCAGCAGATGTTGAGTTTGCGATTTTGGAACCGTCTGGAGACTTATCTGTCATTAAAAAGAAAGAAGGTCAGAAAGAGGAGGTTTTTTTACCTCTTCCTCTCGTATTGGATGGAAAAGTCCAAAACAGCCATTTAGAGAAGATGGGGAAAACACCTTTGTGGCTAAGACAGGAACTAAGAAAATTGGGGTACCGCGATATCAAGAAGATCTCTTATTGTGTGTTAAAAGACAACCATACCTTCTATATTGATGAAAAAGATGAGAACTAAAGAAGCTGCCTCCGCTGGTAATAATGGAGGCAGCTTTTTTTATGATTTAGAACGACAGCTACCTTCACGCCGCTCGTCTCAAGGGAAAAGCATCCTTGAGACTTTAAAACATGCGAACTGACCCTGTTTTTAATAAAGGTTCTTTTCGCATAGATTGGTATTTTTATTGATAAATCGAAGGAGCGAAAGACGGCGGCTCCCAGCGGGAAAAGCAACAATGGTTTTCTTGCGACGAGGCTGAAGCGTTGCCCGCGGCAAAGAAGACAACGTGAATCCGAACGAAGTGAAGGAAGAACGGACGTCGCCCTTGTGCCCTGGGGTGAAAGCGTCCGCCTGTAGCGGATTCGAGCGCTTATCTTTTCAAAAAGCAACAACCTTTTGAAAACAGCCTCAATAAAAGACCGCTATGCGGTTTTTCTTAAGAGTTAAGAAATTATAAAAAAATCTACGTTTCAGTGTCTAGCTCCATGCGCCATCGGCTCGTGTCAAATAACCTGCCCGATTAAAAGTAAAAAGCACTTTTTATCGGACAGAACATTTGCATTTCGCCGATAGTCGGGCGCCTTGCGCTTTTCTTGTTAGAAACTTTGTTGCTTTTCGGTCAAGCCAAAAGCAATAATATTCGAGAAACGAGTCTTTAGTTAAAATACTGGCCGATAAAAGGGATTCGTCTCGCTTCATCTTTTTTTACTAAGCCGAGGACAAAAAGAAGAATGGTGTAGACGAATCCTGTAATGGCGATTTGAAGGGTAGTGCGAATGGCCAATCCGCCTGTTAGCGGAATGTATACAATGACGAGATGGGCGACAAATCCTGTGGCGGCTATTGCAATTATCACTTTTAAAAAATCTTTAACGTCGAGCGTAAAACTGATCGTCTTTGCAAGAGTGGCGAAGTGGAGTAAGGTGACT encodes the following:
- a CDS encoding ArsB/NhaD family transporter is translated as MDLILTFIVFVISYVFIISERYNRALVACLGGVVMLFVGVLDLNTAFIEHIDWHTIVLLLSMMILVSITSQSGFFEYVAITLAKFVHGRPLPLLIVISTLTAIGSAFLNNVTTVLLVVPIVFTLTHLLKISAIPYLLATILASNIGGTATLIGDPPNLMIGQAVEHLTFNAFLIHLGPVVIFIFLVIMAWVTFLYRGQLTVSQKERDALMKLNPHDFLKRRTLLLKSVAVLFITTAGFLLQPLLSVELTSVGMAGALLLMFLTHEEQRTEEVFQSIEWVTLFFFVGLFMLVGGLKEVGIIDQIASSIIHYTEGDVPKTAMLILWVSGFLSGFVDNIPFVAAMIPVIFEFQEYGVTELDPLWWALALGACLGGNGTLIGASSNVIVAGLAVKEKQPFSYVDFLKIGAPVAFVSFVISSFYIYFRYLIFL
- a CDS encoding DUF421 domain-containing protein, encoding MEVGTIAARTIVIYFVILLVMRMMGKREIGQLSIVDFVVSIMIAELAVMSIENVTVPMVKQILPMLILMLIQITLAYVSLKSDNLRKLIDGKPSVLISRGKIDESEMRKQRYNFDDLMIQLRQNNVETPADVEFAILEPSGDLSVIKKKEGQKEEVFLPLPLVLDGKVQNSHLEKMGKTPLWLRQELRKLGYRDIKKISYCVLKDNHTFYIDEKDEN